From the Mangifera indica cultivar Alphonso chromosome 10, CATAS_Mindica_2.1, whole genome shotgun sequence genome, one window contains:
- the LOC123227641 gene encoding digalactosyldiacylglycerol synthase 1, chloroplastic-like produces the protein MESERPGSSSTSSKAFSFISKSWREVRDSADADLQLMKNRANSFKNLASSFDRELENFFNSASTFSVSSIKSSPSSSGMEINFVKKFQPKFSEFRRVYSAPEISKRVLEKWGPRARIRLDLSAIRNAIVSELDKERDRNGIIEFDRGKRGREFWGEGEEQWEPIRTLKTRLKEFERKRELSVEDLFGGFKSSDFVEKVKSRLKAICKEPQDSQEVPPLDVPELLACLVRQSGSFLDYFGVRRDICDKIVEGLCSKRKEQLLLRSLSAGESTLLENDNINDELDLRLASVLRSTGHHYEGGFWTDFAKYDQSEKKRHVAIVTTASLPWMTGTAVNPLFRAAYLSKTVQQNVTLLVPWLCKSDQELVYPNVTFSSPEEQESYIHNWIEERIGFKAEFKISFYPGKFSKERRSIIPTGDTSQFVPSKDADIAILEEPEHLNWYHHGKRWTDKFNHVVGIVHTNYLEYIKREKNGALQAFFVKHINNIVTRAHCHKVLRLSAATQDLPKSVVCNVHGVNPKFLKIGEKVAAERELGQQAFSKGAYFLGKMVWAKGYRELIDLLAKHKSDLNVLKLDVYGTGEDAQEVQSTAKRLDLNLNFQRGRDHADDSLHGYKVFINPSVSDVLCTATAEALAMGKFVVCADHPSNEFFRSFPNCLTYKTSEDFVARVKEALENEPQPLTPEQRYNLSWEAATQRFIEYSELEKVLNNDNADANSGRTNGKIIKKSVSMPSINDVVDGGLAFAHYCFTGNEFLRLCTGAIPGSRDYDKQHCKDLHLPLPQIENPIYGW, from the exons ATGGAGAGCGAGAGGCCAGGCTCTTCTTCGACGTCGTCTAAAGCGTTTTCGTTCATCTCGAAGAGCTGGCGAGAGGTGCGTGACTCGGCGGACGCTGATTTGCAGTTGATGAAAAACCGAGCCAACTCCTTCAAGAATTTGGCGAGTTCGTTCGACAGAGAGCTCGAGAATTTCTTCAATTCTGCTTCGACGTTCTCAGTTTCGTCAATTAAGTCGTCGCCGTCTTCGTCGGGAATGGAAATCAACTTTGTTAAGAAATTTCAGCCGAAGTTCTCGGAGTTCAGGCGAGTTTACTCCGCGCCGGAGATCAGTAAGCGTGTGCTGGAGAAGTGGGGACCACGCGCGAGGATAAGGTTGGACTTGTCTGCTATAAGGAACGCCATAGTATCGGAATTGGACAAGGAGAGGGACAGAAATGGAATTATTGAGTTTGATCGGGGTAAAAGGGGGAGAGAGTTTTGGGGAGAGGGAGAAGAGCAATGGGAACCTATAAGGACGTTGAAGACAAGGCTGAAGGAGTTTGAGCGAAAGCGGGAGTTGTCTGTGGAGGACCTTTTTGGCGGGTTCAAGAGTAGTGATTTTGTTGAGAAAGTGAAGTCTAGATTG AAAGCGATTTGCAAAGAGCCTCAGGATTCACAG GAGGTACCCCCACTGGATGTACCAGAACTTTTGGCATGTCTGGTGAGACAATCTGGATCATTTTTGGATTATTTTGGTGTTAGAAGAG ATATATGTGATAAGATAGTGGAGGGCTTGTGTAGCAAACGCAAAGAACAACTTCTGTTGCGCTCGCTTTCAGCAGGAGAATCCACCTTACTTGAGAATGACAACATAAATGATGAACTTGATTTAAGGTTAGCCAGTGTCCTTCGAAGTACAGGACATCATTATGAAGGTGGCTTTTGGACAGATTTTGCAAAGTATGACCAATCAGAGAAAAAAAGACATGTGGCCATTGTCACAACTGCTAGTCTTCCATGGATGACTGGAACAGCTGTAAATCCACTTTTTCGAGCAGCATATTTATCAAAGACTGTGCAACAAAATGTCACACTATTGGTTCCCTGGCTTTGCAAGTCAGATCAAGAATTAGTTTATCCAAATGTCACTTTTAGTTCGCCTGAAGAGCAGGAAAGCTACATACATAACTGGATCGAAGAAAGGATTGGATTTAAAGCTGAATTTAAGATCTCCTTTTATCCGGGAAAG TTCTCAAAAGAAAGGCGTAGTATAATACCCACTGGAGATACTTCTCAGTTTGTTCCATCAAAGGATGCTGATATTGCTATCCTGGAAGAACCAGAGCACCTTAACTGGTACCATCATGGTAAGCGCTGGACTGATAAATTCAACCATGTTGTTGGTATTGTCCACACAAATTACTTGGAGTATATCAAGAGGGAGAAAAACGGGGCTCTCCAAGCTTTCTTTGTGaaacacataaataatatagtCACAAGGGCACACTGCCACAAG GTTCTTCGGCTTTCTGCTGCCACTCAGGATTTACCAAAGTCTGTGGTTTGCAATGTCCATGGTGTAAATccaaagtttttgaaaattggtgaAAAAGTTGCTGCAGAAAGGGAACTAGGGCAGCAAGCCTTCTCAAAAGGAGCCTATTTTCTTGGCAAGATGGTCTGGGCAAAGGGATACAGGGAGTTGATAGATTTGCTTGCAAAGCACAAGAGTGATCTTAATGTTCTCAAGTTGGATGTTTACGGTACCGGAGAGGATGCACAGGAAGTTCAGAGTACTGCTAAGAGGTTGGATTTGAATCTCAATTTTCAGAGAGGAAGAGACCACGCTGATGATTCTCTTCATGG GTACAAAGTCTTCATAAATCCTAGTGTCAGTGATGTGCTTTGCACTGCTACTGCCGAAGCACTTGCCATGGGAAAATTTGTAGTGTGTGCTGATCACCCATCAAACGAATTCTTTAGGTCATTTCCAAACTGTTTGACCTACAAGACATCTGAAGATTTTGTTGCCAGAGTAAAAGAAGCATTAGAGAATGAGCCTCAGCCCCTTACTCCTGAGCAAAGATATAACCTCTCATGGGAGGCTGCCACCCAGAGATTTATTGAATATTCTGAGCTCGAAAAAGTCTTGAATAATGACAATGCTGATGCCAATTCAGGCAGAACCAATGGAAAGATCATCAAAAAGTCAGTTTCAATGCCTAGCATTAATGATGTGGTTGATGGCGGGTTGGCATTTGCTCACTACTGTTTCACAGGGAACGAGTTTCTTCGACTTTGTACCGGAGCTATACCTGGGTCACGAGACTATGACAAGCAGCACTGTAAAGACCTGCATCTCCCACTGCCACAAATAGAAAATCCAATCTATGGCTGGTAA
- the LOC123227142 gene encoding ribosome biogenesis protein NSA2 homolog — translation MPQGDYIELHRKRHGYRLDHFERKRKKEAREVHKRSEIAQKSLGIKGKMFAKKRYAEKALMKKTLAMHEESSSRRKVDDNVHEGAVPAYLLDRENTTRAKVLSNTIKQKRKEKAGKWEVPLPKVRPVAEDEMFKVIRTGKRRTKQWKRMVTKATFVGPGFTRKPPKYERFIRPSGLRFTKAHVTHPELKCTFNLEIIGVKKNPNGPMYTSLGVMTKGTIIEVNVSELGLVTPAGKVVWGKYAQVTNNPENDGCINAVLLV, via the exons ATG CCGCAAGGAGATTACATAGAGCTTCATCGGAAGCGACATGGCTACCGACTGGATCATTTTGAGCGCAAACGCAAGAAAGAGGCGCGTGAAGTTCACAAGCGTTCTGAAATTGCCCAGAAG TCTCTGGGTATTAAGGGCAAGATGTTTGCTAAGAAACGATATGCTGAGAAGGCTCTCATGAAGAAAAC ATTGGCTATGCATGAAGAGTCATCAAGTCGAAGAAAGGTGGATGATAATGTTCACGAGGGAGCTGTTCCAGCTTATTTGCTTGATCGAGAGAACACGACAAGAGCTAAG gTTCTGAGCAACactataaaacaaaaaagaaaagagaaagctGGAAAATGGGAGGTACCTCTACCCAAG GTTAGGCCTGTGGCAGAAGATGAAATGTTTAAAGTGATCAGAACTGGTAAACGAAGAA CCAAGCAGTGGAAGAGGATGGTCACTAAGGCCACATTTGTTGGACCAGGTTTTACAAGAAAACCTCCAAAGTATGAGCGGTTTATTCGCCCATCAGGGTTGCGTTTTACAAAAGCTCATGTGACTCATCCTGAACTCAAATGCACCTTCAACCTTGAGATCATTGGAGTGAAGAAAAATCCTAATGGTCCAATGTATACTTCTCTGGGTGTTATGACTAAGGGAACAATCATCGAG GTCAACGTCAGTGAATTGGGTCTGGTCACTCCAGCTGGAAAAGTCGTGTGGG GGAAATATGCTCAAGTGACAAATAACCCAGAGAATGATGGCTGTATAAATGCAGTTTTGCTTGTATAA
- the LOC123228398 gene encoding receptor-like kinase TMK3 has product MGIQLVLSLVFLVLTPVLSFTDPGDVDILNQFKKNLEIPELLQWPENGDPCGPPSWKRVFCANSRVTQIQVQSVRLKGPLPQNLNQLSKLENLGLQKNQFNGKLPNFSGLSSLKYAYLDNNEFDSIPGDFFDGLVSLESLALDDNNFNATTGWSFPEGLKDSVQLSNLSCMNCNLVGHLPDFLGGLSSLQNLKLSGNSLSGEIPASFKDLNLVNLWLNDQQGGGLSGPIDVVANIVSLQTLWLHGNQFIGKIPENIGNLTALKDLNLNSNKLVGLIPPSLASMPLDNLDLNNNMLMGPIAKFGANKSSFNSNSFCLPTPGPCALEVVALIEILDGLNYPQRLVASWSGNNPCTRFGLGCDHNNKFNVLNLPGSNLSGTLSPSVAKLDSLTQIRLQSKNLRGAIPMNWTSLKYLALLDLSGNNISPRLPKFSDSVHQVIEGNPLLNMNQSRTVPRGSPFRSSGLSDNSSAPTKGSNFGAASSSAEPTKPKGSKRAVLVAIVAPVVSVAVVVLLAVPLYIYCRKNRKDTLQAPSSLVIYPRDPSDSDNKVRIVVANGSTSTVTGSGPACINFSGIGDSHVIEAGNLVISVQVLRNVTKNFASENELGCGGFRVVYKGELDDGTKIAMKRMEAGVISGKALDEFQAEIAVLSEVRHRHLVSLLGYSIESYDRILVYEYMAQGALSKHLFHWKSLNLEPLSWKRRLNIALDVARGMEYLHTLAHQSFIHRDLKFSNILLGDDFRAKVSDFGLVKLAPDGEKSVVTRLAGTFGCLAPDYAVTGTITTKTDVFSFGVVLMELLMGLMALDEDRPEESQYLAAWFWIIKSDKEKLRAVIDRALDVKDETFESICTIVELTGHCTTREPSQRPDMGHPVNILAPPVEKWKPLYDDPEDYCGIDYSLPLNQMVKDWQEAEGKDISYMDLEDG; this is encoded by the exons ATGGGAATTCAGCTTGTTTTGTCACTGGTTTTCTTAGTTTTGACACCTGTTTTAAGTTTCACTGACCCTGGAGATGTTGATATCCTGAACCAGTTTAAGAAGAACTTGGAGATTCCAGAGCTCTTGCAGTGGCCTGAAAATGGTGACCCTTGTGGCCCTCCAAGTTGGAAACGTGTGTTCTGTGCTAATTCAAGGGTTACTCAGATTCAAGTTCAGAGTGTTAGGTTGAAAGGGCCTTTGCCTCAGAACCTGAACCAGCTCTCCAAGCTAGAAAATCTTGGTTTGCAAAAGAATCAGTTTAATGGGAAGTTGCCAAATTTTAGTGGCTTGTCAAGTCTGAAGTATGCATATTTAGACAATAATGAATTTGATTCCATTCCTGGAGATTTTTTTGATGGTCTTGTGAGTTTGGAGAGCTTGGCATTGGATGATAACAATTTTAATGCTACTACAGGGTGGTCTTTTCCTGAGGGGTTGAAAGATTCAGTACAATTGTCTAATCTTTCTTGTATGAATTGTAATTTGGTTGGTCATTTGCCAGATTTTCTTGGAGGGCTTTCTTCTTTGCAAAACTTGAAACTTTCAGGAAACAGTTTGTCAGGTGAAATTCCAGCGAGCTTTAAAGACTTGAACTTGGTGAATCTTTGGCTGAATGATCAACAAGGTGGTGGATTGAGTGGTCCAATTGATGTGGTGGCCAATATTGTTTCACTTCAGACTCTTTGGCTTCATGGGAACCAGTTCATAGGAAAAATTCCAGAAAATATTGGTAATTTAACTGCCTTGAAAGATCTTAATTTAAATAGTAACAAACTTGTTGGCCTTATTCCTCCAAGCTTAGCAAGTATGCCATTAGACAATTTAGATTTGAACAATAACATGTTAATGGGTCCAATCGCTAAGTTTGGTGCAAATAAGtcttcttttaattcaaattcattctGTCTACCGACTCCAGGGCCTTGCGCCCTGGAAGTTGTAGCTCTTATCGAGATCCTTGATGGGTTAAATTACCCTCAGAGGCTTGTTGCTTCATGGTCTGGCAATAATCCTTGCACACGGTTTGGATTGGGTTGTGATCACAATAATAAGTTTAATGTTTTGAATTTGCCTGGTAGTAATCTTAGTGGTACATTAAGTCCTTCAGTTGCAAAGTTAGATTCCCTTACTCAGATTAGACTTCAGTCAAAGAATCTTAGGGGTGCTATTCCAATGAACTGGACTAGTTTGAAATACTTAGCATTGTTGGATCTCAGTGGAAACAACATTTCCCCTCGGCTGCCTAAATTTAGTGATTCTGTGCATCAAGTTATAGAAGGGAATCCTTTATTGAATATGAATCAGTCTAGGACAGTTCCCAGAGGTAGTCCATTTAGGAGTTCGGGTTTATCCGACAACTCATCTGCTCCAACCAAAGGCTCAAATTTTGGTGCTGCAAGTTCTTCAGCTGAACCAACCAAACCAAAAGGCTCCAAAAGAGCTGTTTTGGTAGCGATTGTAGCTCCGGTTGTTAGTGTTGCAGTAGTTGTTCTTCTGGCAGTTCCTTTATACATCTATTGCCGTAAGAACAGAAAAGACACCTTGCAGGCTCCAAGTTCTCTTGTAATTTACCCAAGAGATCCATCTGATTCAGATAATAAGGTTAGGATTGTTGTCGCTAATGGAAGCACTTCAACAGTAACTGGGAGTGGTCCTGCTTGTATAAACTTTAGTGGGATTGGTGACTCTCATGTCATTGAAGCTGGAAATCTGGTAATATCAGTTCAAGTTCTTCGAAATGTGACTAAGAATTTTGCTTCAGAGAATGAGCTCGGCTGTGGCGGTTTTCGTGTAGTTTACAAGGGAGAGCTGGATGATGGAACTAAAATAGCTATGAAAAGAATGGAAGCTGGTGTCATTAGCGGCAAAGCCCTGGATGAGTTCCAGGCTGAGATAGCCGTTCTTTCAGAGGTCCGACATCGTCATTTGGTATCTTTGTTGGGTTATTCCATTGAAAGCTATGACAGAATTCTTGTTTATGAGTATATGGCTCAAGGAGCTCTAAGTAAGCATCTGTTCCACTGGAAGAGCTTAAACTTGGAGCCTCTCTCTTGGAAAAGGAGGCTAAATATTGCCTTAGATGTTGCCAGAGGGATGGAGTATCTTCACACTCTAGCTCACCAAAGTTTCATACATAGAgatcttaaattttcaaatatcttaCTTGGGGATGACTTCAGAGCAAAAGTTTCGGACTTTGGGTTGGTGAAACTTGCTCCTGATGGTGAGAAATCTGTCGTCACAAGGCTTGCTGGGACTTTCGGATGCTTGGCACCAGATTATGCTG TGACGGGAACGATCACAACAAAAACTGATGTTTTCAGTTTTGGGGTTGTGTTAATGGAGCTCTTGATGGGATTGATGGCTCTTGATGAGGACAGGCCCGAGGAAAGCCAGTACTTGGCTGCATGGTTCTGGATCATAAAATCGGACAAAGAGAAGCTGAGGGCTGTTATTGACAGGGCCTTAGATGTGAAAGATGAAACATTTGAAAGTATCTGCACTATTGTTGAACTTACTGGACACTGCACCACAAGGGAACCCAGTCAACGGCCAGACATGGGGCATCCCGTGAATATACTAGCACCACCTGTTGAAAAATGGAAACCGTTGTATGATGATCCAGAAGATTATTGTGGCATCGATTACAGCCTACCCTTGAACCAAATGGTGAAGGACTGGCAGGAAGCTGAAGGGAAGGACATAAGTTATATGGACCTAGAAGACGGCTAA
- the LOC123228363 gene encoding serine-threonine kinase receptor-associated protein-like translates to MVPYFILTGKENGNVWRFIFRDANHFGLVKSYNMPCTIESASLEPKYGNKFIAGGEDMWIRVFDFHTGDEIACNKGHHGPVHCVRFSPGGESYA, encoded by the exons ATGGtcccttattttattttaacaggAAAAGAGAACGGAAATGTGTGGAGATTCATTTTCAGGGATGCAAATCA TTTTGGGCTTGTTAAGAGCTACAACATGCCATGCACAATAGAATCAGCTTCATTGGAACCAAAGTACGGGAATAAGTTCATTGCTGGGGGAGAAGATATGTGGATTCGTGTTTTTGATTTCCACACTGGTGATGAGATAG CATGCAATAAAGGCCACCACGGTCCTGTACACTGTGTGCGCTTTTCACCGGGAGGAGAATCATATGCCTGA